AACGTGGTAGTATCCAACGTCGTCAAAGAAGTGGACTTGGTCTTTTTGCAAGAACAAGGCTGCGGCGATCGAATGGATTGGCGCATCACCCCATCTCTCGTAGAAGAAACCTCCATTCTTGTCCAAGGTGTCGAAGTATGCGGTGTATGCTTCGGATCTCCACAACTTCAAGCTGGCGATTTCAAAGTTAGACCAGAAGTGACATCCGTTGTATGTTTCACCGTTGTCGTTGGAAATCCATTCCATCAAGTTGTCCTTGGCGACGTGTTGTGGGTTTTCCttgatgaatttcttgGTGACGTCCCACAAAGTTGGGATGGTTTCCTTATATTCAGGCAATGAGATGGTGAAACCATAAGCCTTGTTGTTGTCGCTCATCCACTTGAACACGTCATAGTCGATGTCACAGTAGATCTTTACATCTGGCTCGACTCTCCAGTAGTAGTCGTAGTCCATCATCAACTCGTGTCTCCAGAAAAACCCAGATTCGTAACGACACATGTGTCTGTACGACTTCGAATCACCGTAAATGATTCCCTTTTCCTTCATTTGTTCTCTGGTTAACGCAGCCTTTTCTTGGTCGATCCATGATGGGAAAGACCACTGTTCCTCTGGAATTAAACCATACTTGGTGGTACCGGAAACAACAGCACTGGTGACCTCCTTGAATTCGTCAGAAAATGGCTGATCGTTCAAGAAAACCCAGTCGTAGTTAAACTTGTGATTGAAACGATCTTCGATCTGTCTGATCGATCCAAGCAACGAATTCAAGTCAGAATTTCTAGCAAGCGACACAAACGTAGCCTTAACCTTGTCCTTTTTGTTAGCTCCTCCCTCTGCCTTTGGCTTGGCTGCTGCTGGCACATTTTGATTTGGCATCTGCAATTCCGCTTGCACATTTCCGCCTCCATTACCACCACTCACATCACCTTCACGACTAATACTTCCATCACTAGCTGGCTTGGCTTGCAAGTTTGTACCTGGGTTAGCGTCAGCATTGTAGTATGAGCCTCTTGAAAGGATAAACCCACATCCAATCAAAATAAGAGCAAACACTGCAAATCTTATAATACGGGCATTTGACCTAGAAGACCCCATCTTCgataattaaatattgttcaaattgaaaatgatcaaatgaaatctaataaattcgtaagaaaattcaacaaattccATTAATATCACCGAagttttatttaataaaccTTACAACCGCGTTTACAGGTTATTGTACGTGTTCACAATTTTCTTAcaccaaaaatattttttcgTACTAATCAAGGCAGTTCTGAACATATCTCTAAGCGAATGGTTACAGACAGGAAACACAGGCCTTACTTGCCGAACAACACGCCATGATGtactgaaaaataatattgatggGTGCTCGATCAAATAATTgtgtattatatatatggaTAAGAGCTACAATGTCGGATGCAGAATAAAGGGTCTAGTGGATTGTAAGAGAATCATTGTAGACCAACAGTAGGTCTATATATGATGCATATAAATATGGATCTAGGTATAGTTCACCCATTCCTGTggcttttctttcttcataaCGTCGTAGTACTTGTTACCGCATGAGTAGCCTCTGAATGTGAAGTCAGATTTGGGGTCACAGTGACACTTGTGATCGTACCTGAATTGAGAATTAAGCGGACACTGAGTGTATACACCGTGGTTGTAGCCAACGTCTTCGAAGTAGTGGACCTGATCCTTGGAAAGGAAAAGGGCCGCAGCAATCGAATGGATTGGGGCGTCGCCCCATCTCTCGTAGAAAAAGCCCCCAGTTTTGTCCAAGTAGTCGAAAAATTCTCTGTATGCCTGCGAACGCCAGAATTTCAACGAGGCCACCTCGAAGTTGGACCAGAAGTGGCACAAATTATACGTTTCCCCCTTGTTGTCGGAAATGAAGTCCATGAGGTTGTCTTCGGCCAAGTATTGGGGGTTTTTCTTGATGAAGTCCTTGACGTGGCCCCACAACGACGAAATCGTCTTTTCAAACTCGTAGATCGAAATCGTGAATCCGTACACCTTGTTATTGTCCTCCATGTATTTGAAAAGATCGTAGTCCAAGTCGCAGTGTATTTGGATGCCAGGCTCGACTCTCCAATACCAATCGTACTCGTCTAACAACGGATTTTGCCAGAAGAATCCCGACTCAAATCGACACATGTGTCTGTACGATTCTGAGTCACCGTAAATGATACCGGCAGCCTTCATGGCGTTCCTCGATTCCGCTGCCTTTTCCTTGTCGATCCAATCGGGGTATGACCAATGTTCCTTGGGGATCAACCCATATTTGGTTTTTCCTGATACAATTGAGGTggtcaatttcttgaattcgtCGGTGAATGGCTCGTCGTTCAAAAATACCCAATCGTAGTTGAATTTACGGTTGAACCGATCCTCCACTCGCCTCACCGACTTGATTAAGTCGTACAATTCTTTGTTTCTGGCCAACGTTACAAACGTCGCTTTGACCCGTTCACCGGGATATACATCATTTACACCGGCAACCTGATCATGGCTTGCGCTCGAGTCACTCACCACTTGGTCAGTAGCTTCGTTGATTTCTGCTTCCTCGATCTGGATATGCGCCTGTTCATGTTCCTTATCGTTATTTTTAATCGGATCTTGCACTTTTCTTGGTGGATCCACCACAGCGTTGATAGCGCCGCCCATATCGCTGCCCTGGAAGTCCTTCACGATTTCATTAGTATCCTTATCTACATAAACAACCTGAGGCCTTAAAAACACGGAAAGCATATATAACACCAATAGTGCTATACCTATGGCCGCTACCCTAATAGCAGGAGTTCTTATCATGCCCATaaattgtaaataattgaagaaaaagaataatacaAATTGTTAAAGAAGTggtttttttttaaattgCCGCACTTTTATACACCTTGTGTCTCATATGTTACATCTACTTAAGCCTTTCTACTACGCCTAATTATAGTATCGCTACCATCTAGACATCCCTGCCAATTGGTCATTCACTCTACATCGAATTGCAATAATACACGAACTAAACACTCTATTTAAACTATATACGTGAACTTTGGCTATTAATAGTAAGATCATAGAAGTGCGACCTGCGTAGTCTAAATCTGATTATGTCCATAAATGATCAATTCTTTCGGCGCAAAGCACAAACTAAATAGGACAGAAACCATTTTCTGTCAAATTCACAGTACTCTGGTACACATGGGGACTGTTTTCTACTATTT
The nucleotide sequence above comes from Debaryomyces hansenii CBS767 chromosome A complete sequence. Encoded proteins:
- a CDS encoding DEHA2D15708p (similar to uniprot|P27810 Saccharomyces cerevisiae YOR099W KTR1 Alpha-1 2-mannosyltransferase involved in O-and N-linked protein glycosylation), with the translated sequence MGSSRSNARIIRFAVFALILIGCGFILSRGSYYNADANPGTNLQAKPASDGSISREGDVSGGNGGGNVQAELQMPNQNVPAAAKPKAEGGANKKDKVKATFVSLARNSDLNSLLGSIRQIEDRFNHKFNYDWVFLNDQPFSDEFKEVTSAVVSGTTKYGLIPEEQWSFPSWIDQEKAALTREQMKEKGIIYGDSKSYRHMCRYESGFFWRHELMMDYDYYWRVEPDVKIYCDIDYDVFKWMSDNNKAYGFTISLPEYKETIPTLWDVTKKFIKENPQHVAKDNLMEWISNDNGETYNGCHFWSNFEIASLKLWRSEAYTAYFDTLDKNGGFFYERWGDAPIHSIAAALFLQKDQVHFFDDVGYYHVPFHNCPVSKETRLKNKCVCNPDEDFTWKGYSCTAKFYTIKNLQRPKGWENFT
- a CDS encoding DEHA2D15730p (similar to uniprot|P27810 Saccharomyces cerevisiae YOR099W KTR1 Alpha-1 2-mannosyltransferase involved in O-and N-linked protein glycosylation), which translates into the protein MGMIRTPAIRVAAIGIALLVLYMLSVFLRPQVVYVDKDTNEIVKDFQGSDMGGAINAVVDPPRKVQDPIKNNDKEHEQAHIQIEEAEINEATDQVVSDSSASHDQVAGVNDVYPGERVKATFVTLARNKELYDLIKSVRRVEDRFNRKFNYDWVFLNDEPFTDEFKKLTTSIVSGKTKYGLIPKEHWSYPDWIDKEKAAESRNAMKAAGIIYGDSESYRHMCRFESGFFWQNPLLDEYDWYWRVEPGIQIHCDLDYDLFKYMEDNNKVYGFTISIYEFEKTISSLWGHVKDFIKKNPQYLAEDNLMDFISDNKGETYNLCHFWSNFEVASLKFWRSQAYREFFDYLDKTGGFFYERWGDAPIHSIAAALFLSKDQVHYFEDVGYNHGVYTQCPLNSQFRYDHKCHCDPKSDFTFRGYSCGNKYYDVMKKEKPQEWVNYT